The genomic window TCGTTGAACGCGCCCAGGATGCGCGGCGCGTCGGGGCTGCCGGAGTTGCGGCAGAGCAGCGCCTCGGCCTCCTCGCGGCCCTCCCGGCCGAAGTAGGCGTGCAGCAGGTACACCATCGCCCACAGATGCCGCCCCTCCTCCACGTTGACCTGGAAGAGGTTGCGCAGGTCGTACAGGCTCGGCGCGGTCAGACCGAGGAGCCGCTGCTGCTCGACCGAGGCGGGCTCGGTGTCGCCCTGGACGACGATGAGGCGTTGCAGTTCGGCGCGGTACTCGCCGGGCACCTGCTGCCAGACCGGCTGCCCCTGGTGCTCGCCGAAGGCGATACGGCGGTCGGGGGTGGGCTCGGCGAGGAAGATGCCCCAGCGGTAGTCGGGCAGGGCGACGTGGTCGAAGTGGGCCCAGCCGTCGCGCCCGACGGACACGGCCGTGCGCAGGTAGACGCCCTGGTTCTCCAGCTCGGGGCCCATCTCTCCCCACCAGTTGAGGAACTTGGGCTGCCAGCCCTCCAGCGCCCGCCGCAGTCGGCGGTCGTCGGCGAGGGCGACGTTGTTGGGGATCCTGGAGTCGTAGTCGATCCTCGTGGGCATCGGCTCACACTCGCTTCCGGTCGTAGACCGCCTTCTGACCGGTGCCGTAGCGGCGCAGCGCCCCTTCGGGGCCGGCGGCGTCGGTGCGTACGAAGATCCAGTTCTGCCAGGCGCTGAGGCGGCCGAAGATCTTGGTCTCGATGGTCTCCGGGCCGACGAACCGGTGGTTGGCCTCCATGCCGGTCAGCGCGTCCGGGCTCAGCGCCGCCCGGCCCTCCAGGACGATGCGGATCTCGTCCTCCCAGTCGATGTCGTCGGGCGCGTCGGTGACGAGCCCGAGTTCCCTGGCCCGGCCCGGGCCCAGGGGCTGCCCGGTCTCGCGGCGCAGCCAGTCGAGGTGGTCGTGCCGCCGGTAGAAGCGGGACTGGAGGCGGGAGAGGCCGTTGCCCATGGGGAAGGCGCCGAAGTTCGCCTCGGTCAGCGTCAGGGCTGCCCGGTCGGTACTGTCCGGGTCCTCGATCGGCGGGCCGTCCAGCATGTACTGGAGGTCGCAGGCCAGCGCCAGTTCCAGGAGCAGCCCGGCGAAACAGCTCCCCGGTTCGACGAGCGCGACCAGGCTGCGGCTGGTGACGTCGAGCCGCTTCAGGGTGCGCTTGTAGTAGTGCGCGATCTCGTTGCCGAACCAGTCGCCGTCGGCCGCCGCCCCCAACACGGCCCGCTCATGGGCCAGGACGAGCGCCGGGTCCCCCTCGGTGCGCAGCACCCAGGTGCCCAGCTCGGTCTCGTTCGCCCGCAACCGCAGGATCAGATCGTCGAGTTCACGGGTCAGGGCCAGCAACCACCCGTCGGCACCCTCGGTATGCAGCGCGGCGGCATCGGCCGGGGCGTCCCCGGCCGGCCCCCGTACGGTGATCCGGACCAGCCCGAGCGGCCGGTCGCACTCGGCGCGTACGTATCGGTAGGTGACGCTTTCCTCGGTGATCTCCCGTTCCAGTGGCGTCAGTTCGATGCCGTCCGCGTCGACCGGACGGGAGCTGCGCCCGGCGGCTTCGAGGGCGCGCTGTTCGACGACCGTACGGAAGTCGCGGCGCGGGACGACCTCGTCCACGAGCCCCCAGTCCACCGCCGTCTTGCCGCGTACGCCGTCGCTGCGGGTGGCGAACAGGTCGGCGAGGTCCTTGCGGACAAGCCGCTTGTCGGTGATCCGGGTGAGGCCGCCGGTGCCGGGCAGCACACCGAGGAGGGAGACTTCGGGCAGGGCCACGGCCGAGGAGTTGTCGTCGATGAGGAGGATCCGGTCGCAGGCCAGGGCGAGTTCGTAACCACCGCCCGCGCAGGAACCGTTGACGGCCGCGATGAACGTCAGCCCCGAGTGCTCGGAGGCGTCCTCC from Streptomyces sp. DSM 40750 includes these protein-coding regions:
- the boxC gene encoding 2,3-epoxybenzoyl-CoA dihydrolase, whose amino-acid sequence is MVVVTFDRSPDTYRHWKLRTDGPVAWLELDVDEQGGLVPGYELKLNSYDLGVDIELYDAVQRLRFEHPEVRSVVVTGAKDRVFCAGANIRMLAASSHTWKVNFCKFTNETRNTMEDASEHSGLTFIAAVNGSCAGGGYELALACDRILLIDDNSSAVALPEVSLLGVLPGTGGLTRITDKRLVRKDLADLFATRSDGVRGKTAVDWGLVDEVVPRRDFRTVVEQRALEAAGRSSRPVDADGIELTPLEREITEESVTYRYVRAECDRPLGLVRITVRGPAGDAPADAAALHTEGADGWLLALTRELDDLILRLRANETELGTWVLRTEGDPALVLAHERAVLGAAADGDWFGNEIAHYYKRTLKRLDVTSRSLVALVEPGSCFAGLLLELALACDLQYMLDGPPIEDPDSTDRAALTLTEANFGAFPMGNGLSRLQSRFYRRHDHLDWLRRETGQPLGPGRARELGLVTDAPDDIDWEDEIRIVLEGRAALSPDALTGMEANHRFVGPETIETKIFGRLSAWQNWIFVRTDAAGPEGALRRYGTGQKAVYDRKRV